From Phragmites australis chromosome 5, lpPhrAust1.1, whole genome shotgun sequence, a single genomic window includes:
- the LOC133919651 gene encoding heat shock 70 kDa protein 17-like: MAQPRTWGILLAVLVAAAIAVPPASAAVASIDLGSEWLKVAAVHLAPGRAPIAVAINEMSKRKSPALAALADGNRLAGEEAAGIAARHPSKVFARARDLLAKPFPYVQSVAQSLFLPYDLVPDARGAAAVRADDGQVYSVEEIVAMVLHYAAGLADAHVGAPVRDAVVAVPPYFGHAERRALMQAAQLAGINVLALINEHAGAALQYGIDKDFSNGSRHVIFYDMGAGSTYAALVYYSAYNAKEFGKTVSVNQFQVKDVRWNSKLGGVEMEMHLVNYFADQFNKQLGNGVDIRQSPKAMAKLKKQVKRTKEILSANTAAPISVESLYNDVDFRSTITREKFEELCEDLWEQALTPVKEVLTHSGMKIDDIYAIELIGGATRVPKLQAKLQEFLGRRELDKHLDADEAIVLGASLHAANLSDGIKLNRKLGMIDGSTYAFLLEIDGPDYVKDESFDQILVSRMKKMPIKMFRSIRHAKDFDVSLNYDEAYELPPGVPSLKFAEYSVSGLTDASEKYSSRNLSAPIKANLHFSLSRSGIISLDRAEAVIEITEWVEVPKKILTLESNITNQNSSSEAGAANSTTDSKENLSSGSDTNSSTPIDENNAQETITEKVLKKRTFRVPLKVLEKTTGAGTILSKELYSEAKSRLEVLDKKDAERRKTAELKNNLESYIYTMKEKLEESTDISTVSTEQERESFMEKLSEVQDWLYMDGEDAQANEFKERLDQLKAIGDPIIFRLSELKARPVACENARLYLSELQKIVKNWETDKPWLPKKRVDEVVSEAEKVKSWLEEKETLQKSTPVHSPPAFTSEEVYDKVLDLQDKVSSVNRIPKPKPKIEKKPPQEEEPANKEKTTSSESASNETESTERSSESNSPEEDQSTSPKTNDSEPESHDEL; this comes from the exons ATGGCACAGCCTCGCACCTGGGGGAtcctcctcgccgtcctcgTCGCGGCGGCCATCGCCGTCCCGCCGGCGAGCGCGGCGGTGGCGAGCATCGACCTCGGCTCGGAGTGGCTCAAGGTCGCGGCCGTGCACCTCGCCCCGGGACGGGCGCCGATCGCCGTCGCCATCAACGAGATGTCCAAGCGCAAGTCCCCGGCCCTTGCCGCGCTCGCCGACGGCAACCGACtcgccggcgaggaggcggcgggaaTCGCCGCGCGCCACCCGTCCAAGGTGTTCGCCCGGGCGcgggacctcctcgccaagcCCTTCCCCTACGTGCAGTCCGTCGCGCAGTCGCTCTTCCTCCCCTACGACCTCGTCCCTGACGCGCGCGGCGCCGCCGCGGTCCGCGCCGACGACGGGCAGGTCTACTCCGTCGAGGAAATCGTTGCGATGGTTCTCCACTACGCAGCCGGGCTCGCCGATGCGCACGTCGGGGCACCCGTGCGGGACGCGGTGGTGGCCGTGCCCCCCTACTTCGGGCATGCAGAGCGCCGGGCGCTCATGCAGGCCGCGCAGCTCGCTGGAATCAACGTGCTCGCGCTCATCAACGAGCACGCTGGGGCCGCGCTTCAGTACGGGATCGACAAGGATTTCTCCAACGGGTCCCGGCATGTCATCTTTTACGACATGGGAGCCGGTAGCACCTACGCGGCGCTCGTGTACTACTCGGCGTACAACGCCAAGGAGTTCGGGAAGACAGTGTCCGTTAACCAGTTCCAG GTTAAGGATGTTAGATGGAACTCCAAACTTGGCGGCGTCGAAATGGAAATGCATCTGGTCAACTATTTTGCTGATCAATTCAATAAGCAGCTCGGTAACGGAGTTGACATCCGTCAGTCACCCAAGGCAATGGCTAAGTTGAAGAAGCAAGTTAAGCGCACCAAAGAAATACTGAGTGCAAACACTGCTGCTCCAATTTCAGTTGAATCTCTGTATAACGATGTTGATTTCAG GAGCACCATAACACGTGAGAAATTTGAAGAGCTTTGTGAAGATTTATGGGAGCAAGCTCTAACTCCAGTTAAAGAAGTGCTCACACATTCTGGCATGAAGATTGATGATATCTATGCTATAGAACTAATAGGAGGAGCTACCCGTGTTCCAAAATTGCAG GCTAAGCTGCAAGAATTTCTGGGTCGACGCGAGCTGGATAAGCATCTTGATGCTGATGAAGCAATTGTTCTGGGCGCCTCACTGCATGCTGCTAACCTGAGCGATGGAATTAAGTTAAACCGTAAGTTGGGGATGATTGACGGTTCTACTTATGCTTTCTTGCTTGAAATAGATGGCCCGGATTATGTCAAAGATGAAAGCTTTGATCAAATTTTGGTGTCGAGGATGAAGAAAATGCCAATAAAG ATGTTCAGGTCCATCAGACATGCCAAGGACTTTGATGTCTCTCTCAACTATGACGAAGCTTACGAACTGCCTCCAGGAGTTCCATCACTTAAGTTTGCGGAGTATTCTGTATCAGGCCTGACAGATGCCAGTGAAAA GTATTCAAGCCGTAACCTATCTGCACCCATCAAAGCAAATCTACATTTTTCTTTGAGTAGAAGCGGAATTATTTCTCTTGATAGAGCAGAAGCAGTGATTGAGATAACTGAATGGGTTGAAGTTCCAAAGAAGATTTTGACACTAGAGAGTAACATCACCAATCAGAATTCGTCTTCTGAAGCAGGAGCAGCTAATAGTACAACAGATAGTAAGGAGAATTTGAGTTCTGGTAGTGACACTAATTCCAGCACTCCTATTGACGAGAATAATGCGCAAGAAACTATTACGGAAAAGGTGCTCAAGAAAAGAACATTTAGGGTTCCATTGAAG GTTCTGGAAAAAACGACTGGTGCTGGAACGATTCTTTCAAAGGAGTTGTATTCTGAAGCAAAAAGTAGGTTAGAGGTACTTGATAAGAAGGATGCTGAACGAAGGAAAACTGCTGAACTAAAAAATAACCTAGAGTCATATATATACACTATGAAGGAGAAG CTGGAAGAAAGCACAGATATTTCGACTGTCTCTACTGAACAGGAGAGGGAATCCTTTATGGAGAAACTTAGTGAG GTGCAGGATTGGTTGTATATGGATGGCGAAGATGCTCAAGCAAATGAATTCAAAGAACGCCTTGATCAACTTAAGGCCATTGGTGACCCAATTATTTTCAG GTTGAGTGAATTAAAAGCCCGACCGGTGGCCTGTGAAAATGCTCGATTATATCTTTCTGAGCTGCAAAAG ATTGTCAAGAACTGGGAGACAGACAAACCATGGCTTCCCAAAAAAAGAGTAGATGAG GTCGTAAGTGAAGCAGAGAAAGTAAAAAGTTGGTTGGAGGAGAAGGAAACCCTGCAGAAAAG TACCCCTGTCCACAGCCCACCTGCTTTCACATCTGAAGAAGTCTATGACAAAGTTCTGGACCTACAAGATAAG GTCTCGAGTGTCAATAGAATTCCAAAACCAAAACCCAAGATCGAAAAGAAACCTCCACAGGAGGAAGAGCCAGCTAACAAAGAGAAAACTACCTCTTCAGAATCTGCATCCAACGAAACTGAATCCACGGAAAGGTCATCCGAATCAAATTCCCCCGAAGAGGATCAATCCACATCGCCCAAGACTAACGATTCAGAACCTGAATCTCACGACGAGTTGTGA